One window from the genome of Musa acuminata AAA Group cultivar baxijiao chromosome BXJ1-4, Cavendish_Baxijiao_AAA, whole genome shotgun sequence encodes:
- the LOC135586554 gene encoding nuclear pore complex protein NUP1-like isoform X2, whose protein sequence is MATSGYDGRIGGKLRRRPFRRAAATPYDRPPSAARGLTTTVPEPGGDGWLAKLVDPASRFISSSASRLFSSVFRKRLTAPPADETPGENLQSREIAEASSDEMSADLQENKADSGNNATNNFDSNMFLEFEQLLEHKTFTRAQFEHLMEILRSRTMDSDMSKPAVDNDKVDETTVPLPEKEIESSIPHEDRRTPPDTLAIPDASPVELAKAYMGSRVSTVPPLALSWRSHLFHEYKKVPTSLTSATKPFDLKGPRSVRFSGSTVIPESGYLTPRSSGRSTMYRMTCSPYIKGERSSKDDSVGSLSHRTPESTRQLGGRQVFKRRSLVLESDLGPFLPIRSIRQKLTVKPSSKVMHSVLPGNLHHSPSTPFKRDVQDDLSVIQKPIWSDGHEKSGDNRISNNIVTTVSPQSSEMEKKILQQLDKLVPSPKEKTSKLKSNTLDESPDNVMHASSGQTLRNEEMYSTKSKFVQGNNLDSFRGSLMPDFRNSLSYKQETATFPQENCSSVSISGVKLMSEANDMCDGVISVTAAMCDKAAAEAMISDSVVVSQHQKLAFQSAALKDTQDVSNTYTSMDASCPLKDKDEMKITDKAVRPSIIRTNFSSSMTSTSLSSSSSDFSKAAHLKLSVDSIAESGKGFTFPFATAPSTSQIPPTPTMPSSLVKKSAMQKGQIDAPLFSFGSKDSNRADFSSTTTMRSFSATSGPGNDISNATASAMVKDSDADKHEVMAYSGSTGSMIFSTVTAVSASSFSTFVSSESPPLSTVPSLQFGSTALLVSPTSVSQPLDKSTATDFEGMHSKVPPFNTNTANPGTSANFMFGGSFSSATNTGSILATSTVSRIGSSFIAPAASTLFSVSAGSQSALAPASTFSGASNSTFKFASAQSNDSSPSVVDNNTRGVAGSVGTQSTQGGSGISQISESSSSLFGPFCSSPTFGLNVLSSSSLGSSQFGAATTGFDLLSSSYLFSSSVGANSSCLSATSSSALAPAPSLFGSTFQSSISSAFGTSFGSNASYSSTGLAFGVSGSGGSPFVFSSLSAPAFSTNSAGGSSSSNLYGQPVFGSSSPATAFSSGTPRNDQMNVVDSMVEDSAKSAGSLVPQFGQPSTSSSITVFGTPVTQPTSSPFFQFGSHQQPTLPQSSPFQASGSLVEQLPQGGSFSLGSGGGDKSGRKIVKVRRDRLRKK, encoded by the exons ATGGCGACATCGGGCTACGATGGGAGAATCGGGGGGAAATTACGGCGACGGCCATTCCGCAGGGCCGCCGCAACGCCCTACGACCGCCCCCCCAGCGCCGCCCGTGGCCTCACGACCACGGTGCCGGAGCCCGGGGGCGACGGGTGGCTGGCGAAGCTCGTCGATCCGGCGTCACGATTCATCTCGAGCAGCGCGTCCCGGCTCTTCTCGTCCGTTTTCCGCAAGCGGCTCACCGCGCCGCCGGCCGATGAAACTCCAG GAGAAAACTTACAATCTAGAGAAATCGCTGAAGCATCTTCTGAT GAAATGTCAGCTGACTTACAGGAAAATAAAGCTGACAGTGGAAACAATGCAACAAATAATTTTGACAGCAATATGTTTTTGGAGTTCGAACAACTTCTGGAGCACAAAACTTTCACA AGGGCTCAGTTTGAGCATTTGATGGAGATATTGCGCTCAAGAACTATGGATTCAGATATGTCAAAACCTGCAGTTGATAATGACAAAGTGGACGAAACAACTGTTCCGCTACCTGAAAAAGAAATAGAAAGCTCCATACCACATGAGGATCGCAGAACCCCTCCAGATACTCTAGCC ATTCCTGATGCTTCACCAGTGGAACTTGCAAAAGCATATATGGGTTCGAGGGTTTCAACAGTACCCCCTCTGGCTCTAAGTTGGCGAAGCCATCTCTTTCATGAATATAAAAAAGTTCCAACTAGCTTAACATCTGCTACAAAACCATTTGACCTGAAAGGTCCAAGATCTGTTCGATTTTCTGGATCTACTGTAATTCCCGAAAGTGGCTATCTGACACCAAGATCTTCTGGTAGATCGACAATGTATAGAATGACCTGCTCTCCCTATATTAAG GGCGAGCGATCTTCCAAAGATGACAGTGTTGGATCTTTGTCACACCGGACACCAGAAAGCACCAGGCAATTAGGGGGTAGACAG GTTTTCAAACGACGAAGTTTGGTATTGGAAAGTGATCTTGGACCTTTTCTCCCTATACGTAGTATTCGTCAAAAGTTGactgtgaagccttcttcaaaggTGATGCATTCAGTCCTTCCTGGAAATCTTCATCATAGTCCCTCGACCCCATTTAAGAGGGATGTTCAAGATGATTTATCAGTGATTCAAAAGCCTATTTGGTCGGATGGACATGAAAAAAGTGGAGACAACAGGATTTCTAACAACATTGTTACTACTGTTTCACCTCAGTCAAGTGAGATGGAAAAGAAAATATTGCAGCAGTTAGATAAGCTAGTGCCTTCACCAAAGGAAAAAACATCTAAGCTAAAGTCTAATACTCTGGATGAATCACCTGATAATGTGATGCATGCATCCTCGGGTCAGACACTCAGGAATGAGGAAATGTACTCCACCAAAAGCAAATTTGTTCAAGGCAATAATTTGGATTCTTTCAGGGGTTCCCTTATGCCAGATTTCAGGAATTCTTTATCTTATAAACAAGAGACAGCCACGTTCCCTCAGGAGAATTGCTCCTCAGTGTCAATTTCAGGAGTCAAATTAATGTCTGAAGCCAATGATATGTGTGATGGTGTTATATCTGTCACAGCTGCTATGTGTGACAAGGCTGCTGCAGAGGCCATGATCTCAGATTCTGTCGTTGTTTCTCAACATCAGAAGCTAGCTTTTCAGTCTGCTGCACTTAAG GATACACAAGATGTGAGTAATACATATACTTCGATGGATGCTTCATGTCCATTGAAGGACAAAGATGAGATGAAGATAACAGATAAAGCTGTCCGACCTTCAATAATAAGAACTAATTTTTCTTCCTCAATGACATCcacaagcttatcctcatcttcttCCGACTTCTCCAAGGCAGCTCATCTGAAGCTTTCTGTTGATTCGATTGCTGAGAGTGGCAAGGGTTTCACTTTTCCTTTTGCTACTGCTCCCAGTACTTCTCAAATACCTCCAACACCTACTATGCCAAGTTCATTAGTAAAAAAGTCAGCGATGCAAAAAGGACAAATAGATGCACCCTTGTTTAGCTTTGGCTCCAAGGACTCTAATAGAGCAGATTTTTCATCAACCACAACCATGAGGAGTTTTAGTGCCACTTCTGGTCCAGGAAATGACATAAG CAATGCCACAGCATCAGCAATGGTAAAAGATTCTGATGCAGATAAACACGAAG TCATGGCATATTCTGGAAGCACTGGTAGCATGATTTTCTCTACGGTCACTGCTGTCTCTGCCAGTTCCTTCAGTACATTTGTTTCGTCTGAATCACCACCACTTTCCACTGTTCCCTCACTCCAGTTTGGGTCAACAGCCTTACTGGTTTCTCCCACTTCAGTTTCTCAACCATTAGATAAATCTACTGCAACAGATTTTGAAGGAATGCATAGCAAGGTACCACCATTCAACACAAACACTGCCAATCCAGGTACAAGTGCAAATTTCATGTTTGGAGGCAGCTTTTCCTCTGCAACAAACACTGGCTCTATTCTGGCAACGTCAACTGTTTCAAGAATCGGAAGCAGTTTTATTGCTCCTGCTGCATCAACTCTATTTTCAGTGTCTGCTGGCAGCCAATCTGCTCTTGCACCAGCATCAACATTTTCTGGTGCAAGCAACAGCACATTCAAGTTTGCTTCAGCACAATCTAATGATTCAAGCCCATCGGTTGTGGACAACAATACCAGGGGCGTTGCTGGAAGTGTTGGCACTCAGTCAACTCAGGGTGGAAGTGGAATCTCACAAATTTCTGAGAGTTCATCAAGTCTGTTTGGGCCCTTCTGTTCATCTCCGACTTTTGGGTTGAATGTTTTGTCCTCGTCCAGTTTAGGCAGCTCACAGTTTGGGGCAGCAACTACAGGTTTCGATCTATTGAGTTCAAGTTATTTGTTTTCTTCTTCAGTAGGTGCTAATTCTTCCTGCCTCAGTGCCACATCTTCCTCTGCACTGGCACCAGCCCCTAGTTTGTTTGGTTCCACCTTCCAATCATCAATATCATCTGCTTTTGGTACTTCTTTTGGTTCAAATGCATCTTATTCATCTACAGGACTTGCATTTGGAGTCTCAGGTTCTGGTGGTTCACCGTTTGTGTTTAGTTCATTGTCAGCACCAGCATTTTCTACAAATTCTGCTGGTGGTAGTAGTTCATCAAACTTATATGGACAGCCTGTATTTGGCTCATCAAGCCCAGCCACTGCTTTTAGTTCTGGGACTCCTAGAAACGATCAGATGAATGTTGTGGATAGCATGGTTGAAGATAGTGCCAAGTCAGCAGGCAGTTTGGTTCCACAATTTGGCCAACCAAGTACTTCATCCAGTATAACAGTATTTGGTACTCCAGTGACTCAGCCAACTTCTTCCCCATTCTTTCAGTTTGGTAGTCATCAGCAGCCCACTCTTCCTCAAAGTTCCCCCTTTCAGGCATCTGGTAGTCTTGTTGAACAACTTCCTCAAGGAGGAAGCTTTTCTTTGGGTAGTGGTGGTGGCGACAAGTCTGGGCGGAAAATTGTGAAAGTCAGACGGGATAGGCTACGAAAAAAATAG
- the LOC135586554 gene encoding nuclear pore complex protein NUP1-like isoform X1, which translates to MATSGYDGRIGGKLRRRPFRRAAATPYDRPPSAARGLTTTVPEPGGDGWLAKLVDPASRFISSSASRLFSSVFRKRLTAPPADETPGENLQSREIAEASSDEMSADLQENKADSGNNATNNFDSNMFLEFEQLLEHKTFTRAQFEHLMEILRSRTMDSDMSKPAVDNDKVDETTVPLPEKEIESSIPHEDRRTPPDTLAIPDASPVELAKAYMGSRVSTVPPLALSWRSHLFHEYKKVPTSLTSATKPFDLKGPRSVRFSGSTVIPESGYLTPRSSGRSTMYRMTCSPYIKGERSSKDDSVGSLSHRTPESTRQLGGRQVFKRRSLVLESDLGPFLPIRSIRQKLTVKPSSKVMHSVLPGNLHHSPSTPFKRDVQDDLSVIQKPIWSDGHEKSGDNRISNNIVTTVSPQSSEMEKKILQQLDKLVPSPKEKTSKLKSNTLDESPDNVMHASSGQTLRNEEMYSTKSKFVQGNNLDSFRGSLMPDFRNSLSYKQETATFPQENCSSVSISGVKLMSEANDMCDGVISVTAAMCDKAAAEAMISDSVVVSQHQKLAFQSAALKDTQDVSNTYTSMDASCPLKDKDEMKITDKAVRPSIIRTNFSSSMTSTSLSSSSSDFSKAAHLKLSVDSIAESGKGFTFPFATAPSTSQIPPTPTMPSSLVKKSAMQKGQIDAPLFSFGSKDSNRADFSSTTTMRSFSATSGPGNDISNATASAMVKDSDADKHEGQISINLSKSVGVDNSADESTSNIPVVYSFGSSHSEFMPNGSLNLPSASSAVSVMAYSGSTGSMIFSTVTAVSASSFSTFVSSESPPLSTVPSLQFGSTALLVSPTSVSQPLDKSTATDFEGMHSKVPPFNTNTANPGTSANFMFGGSFSSATNTGSILATSTVSRIGSSFIAPAASTLFSVSAGSQSALAPASTFSGASNSTFKFASAQSNDSSPSVVDNNTRGVAGSVGTQSTQGGSGISQISESSSSLFGPFCSSPTFGLNVLSSSSLGSSQFGAATTGFDLLSSSYLFSSSVGANSSCLSATSSSALAPAPSLFGSTFQSSISSAFGTSFGSNASYSSTGLAFGVSGSGGSPFVFSSLSAPAFSTNSAGGSSSSNLYGQPVFGSSSPATAFSSGTPRNDQMNVVDSMVEDSAKSAGSLVPQFGQPSTSSSITVFGTPVTQPTSSPFFQFGSHQQPTLPQSSPFQASGSLVEQLPQGGSFSLGSGGGDKSGRKIVKVRRDRLRKK; encoded by the exons ATGGCGACATCGGGCTACGATGGGAGAATCGGGGGGAAATTACGGCGACGGCCATTCCGCAGGGCCGCCGCAACGCCCTACGACCGCCCCCCCAGCGCCGCCCGTGGCCTCACGACCACGGTGCCGGAGCCCGGGGGCGACGGGTGGCTGGCGAAGCTCGTCGATCCGGCGTCACGATTCATCTCGAGCAGCGCGTCCCGGCTCTTCTCGTCCGTTTTCCGCAAGCGGCTCACCGCGCCGCCGGCCGATGAAACTCCAG GAGAAAACTTACAATCTAGAGAAATCGCTGAAGCATCTTCTGAT GAAATGTCAGCTGACTTACAGGAAAATAAAGCTGACAGTGGAAACAATGCAACAAATAATTTTGACAGCAATATGTTTTTGGAGTTCGAACAACTTCTGGAGCACAAAACTTTCACA AGGGCTCAGTTTGAGCATTTGATGGAGATATTGCGCTCAAGAACTATGGATTCAGATATGTCAAAACCTGCAGTTGATAATGACAAAGTGGACGAAACAACTGTTCCGCTACCTGAAAAAGAAATAGAAAGCTCCATACCACATGAGGATCGCAGAACCCCTCCAGATACTCTAGCC ATTCCTGATGCTTCACCAGTGGAACTTGCAAAAGCATATATGGGTTCGAGGGTTTCAACAGTACCCCCTCTGGCTCTAAGTTGGCGAAGCCATCTCTTTCATGAATATAAAAAAGTTCCAACTAGCTTAACATCTGCTACAAAACCATTTGACCTGAAAGGTCCAAGATCTGTTCGATTTTCTGGATCTACTGTAATTCCCGAAAGTGGCTATCTGACACCAAGATCTTCTGGTAGATCGACAATGTATAGAATGACCTGCTCTCCCTATATTAAG GGCGAGCGATCTTCCAAAGATGACAGTGTTGGATCTTTGTCACACCGGACACCAGAAAGCACCAGGCAATTAGGGGGTAGACAG GTTTTCAAACGACGAAGTTTGGTATTGGAAAGTGATCTTGGACCTTTTCTCCCTATACGTAGTATTCGTCAAAAGTTGactgtgaagccttcttcaaaggTGATGCATTCAGTCCTTCCTGGAAATCTTCATCATAGTCCCTCGACCCCATTTAAGAGGGATGTTCAAGATGATTTATCAGTGATTCAAAAGCCTATTTGGTCGGATGGACATGAAAAAAGTGGAGACAACAGGATTTCTAACAACATTGTTACTACTGTTTCACCTCAGTCAAGTGAGATGGAAAAGAAAATATTGCAGCAGTTAGATAAGCTAGTGCCTTCACCAAAGGAAAAAACATCTAAGCTAAAGTCTAATACTCTGGATGAATCACCTGATAATGTGATGCATGCATCCTCGGGTCAGACACTCAGGAATGAGGAAATGTACTCCACCAAAAGCAAATTTGTTCAAGGCAATAATTTGGATTCTTTCAGGGGTTCCCTTATGCCAGATTTCAGGAATTCTTTATCTTATAAACAAGAGACAGCCACGTTCCCTCAGGAGAATTGCTCCTCAGTGTCAATTTCAGGAGTCAAATTAATGTCTGAAGCCAATGATATGTGTGATGGTGTTATATCTGTCACAGCTGCTATGTGTGACAAGGCTGCTGCAGAGGCCATGATCTCAGATTCTGTCGTTGTTTCTCAACATCAGAAGCTAGCTTTTCAGTCTGCTGCACTTAAG GATACACAAGATGTGAGTAATACATATACTTCGATGGATGCTTCATGTCCATTGAAGGACAAAGATGAGATGAAGATAACAGATAAAGCTGTCCGACCTTCAATAATAAGAACTAATTTTTCTTCCTCAATGACATCcacaagcttatcctcatcttcttCCGACTTCTCCAAGGCAGCTCATCTGAAGCTTTCTGTTGATTCGATTGCTGAGAGTGGCAAGGGTTTCACTTTTCCTTTTGCTACTGCTCCCAGTACTTCTCAAATACCTCCAACACCTACTATGCCAAGTTCATTAGTAAAAAAGTCAGCGATGCAAAAAGGACAAATAGATGCACCCTTGTTTAGCTTTGGCTCCAAGGACTCTAATAGAGCAGATTTTTCATCAACCACAACCATGAGGAGTTTTAGTGCCACTTCTGGTCCAGGAAATGACATAAG CAATGCCACAGCATCAGCAATGGTAAAAGATTCTGATGCAGATAAACACGAAGGTCAGATATCCATAAATCTGTCAAAATCAGTTGGAGTTGATAATTCTGCAGATGAATCAACATCAAATATCCCTGTCGTATATTCTTTTGGTTCCTCCCACAGTGAATTCATGCCTAATGGATCATTAAATTTGCCTTCTGCATCTTCTGCTGTTTCAGTCATGGCATATTCTGGAAGCACTGGTAGCATGATTTTCTCTACGGTCACTGCTGTCTCTGCCAGTTCCTTCAGTACATTTGTTTCGTCTGAATCACCACCACTTTCCACTGTTCCCTCACTCCAGTTTGGGTCAACAGCCTTACTGGTTTCTCCCACTTCAGTTTCTCAACCATTAGATAAATCTACTGCAACAGATTTTGAAGGAATGCATAGCAAGGTACCACCATTCAACACAAACACTGCCAATCCAGGTACAAGTGCAAATTTCATGTTTGGAGGCAGCTTTTCCTCTGCAACAAACACTGGCTCTATTCTGGCAACGTCAACTGTTTCAAGAATCGGAAGCAGTTTTATTGCTCCTGCTGCATCAACTCTATTTTCAGTGTCTGCTGGCAGCCAATCTGCTCTTGCACCAGCATCAACATTTTCTGGTGCAAGCAACAGCACATTCAAGTTTGCTTCAGCACAATCTAATGATTCAAGCCCATCGGTTGTGGACAACAATACCAGGGGCGTTGCTGGAAGTGTTGGCACTCAGTCAACTCAGGGTGGAAGTGGAATCTCACAAATTTCTGAGAGTTCATCAAGTCTGTTTGGGCCCTTCTGTTCATCTCCGACTTTTGGGTTGAATGTTTTGTCCTCGTCCAGTTTAGGCAGCTCACAGTTTGGGGCAGCAACTACAGGTTTCGATCTATTGAGTTCAAGTTATTTGTTTTCTTCTTCAGTAGGTGCTAATTCTTCCTGCCTCAGTGCCACATCTTCCTCTGCACTGGCACCAGCCCCTAGTTTGTTTGGTTCCACCTTCCAATCATCAATATCATCTGCTTTTGGTACTTCTTTTGGTTCAAATGCATCTTATTCATCTACAGGACTTGCATTTGGAGTCTCAGGTTCTGGTGGTTCACCGTTTGTGTTTAGTTCATTGTCAGCACCAGCATTTTCTACAAATTCTGCTGGTGGTAGTAGTTCATCAAACTTATATGGACAGCCTGTATTTGGCTCATCAAGCCCAGCCACTGCTTTTAGTTCTGGGACTCCTAGAAACGATCAGATGAATGTTGTGGATAGCATGGTTGAAGATAGTGCCAAGTCAGCAGGCAGTTTGGTTCCACAATTTGGCCAACCAAGTACTTCATCCAGTATAACAGTATTTGGTACTCCAGTGACTCAGCCAACTTCTTCCCCATTCTTTCAGTTTGGTAGTCATCAGCAGCCCACTCTTCCTCAAAGTTCCCCCTTTCAGGCATCTGGTAGTCTTGTTGAACAACTTCCTCAAGGAGGAAGCTTTTCTTTGGGTAGTGGTGGTGGCGACAAGTCTGGGCGGAAAATTGTGAAAGTCAGACGGGATAGGCTACGAAAAAAATAG